The Triticum aestivum cultivar Chinese Spring chromosome 5A, IWGSC CS RefSeq v2.1, whole genome shotgun sequence genomic sequence AGCCCGATCAACGTCGGAATTCAGAGACGGACGCGATGGGAGGAGTAATTCAATCCAACTCCGATCGGATCATACAGTAGCTCCTAGGGTTTGCCCCCGCCTTTATTAGCCGAGGCAACACGGCGGCCTCTCTACCCCGATCGATCgtttttttttgacacagtacagacgcaaacgTTCGTATACACGCGCAtactcacctctatgaacgcacacacgcaacCATACCTCTATGAGCATCTTCAAAAGACTGGgccagcatatcatcttgaaatttacgaagtcactttAGGCACCTCGTCATTgatggaaacgtctcctcccactgaatgtgcatcACCAAAAATACTGAaataatccaggaataaatgcgagcacctccACAAATCCCCACTCCGTCCGTGTTGACGAATCTTCTTGGCGATGGCCGGTAAGCAGGGCGGCAAGAAGGCGAGGAGGACCGTCTCCGGACCAAAGAAGCCTGTGGCGGCGAAGCCGGCGACGGTTCCTTCGTGCAAGTACCACCTGTCGGAGGAGTCTGTCCAGGCGGTCCTAAACCACAAGAGGGTGCCTTTCGTCCTCGGGGACTACTTCGACGACCTTACCACCGAGGAGCAGCAACTCATGCTCGATGTGGCCGCCCAGCACGAGGAGGTCGAGGACAGGTACGCCAAGTACCAGGAAAGAGTCCGCAAGGAGATGGATGAGAAGGGATTCGTCGCACTCCCCGATGACGTCGACGAGAGGAGGGCCACGCTGAACGCCGCTAGCAGAGAGGCTTTCAGAGGAGTCGCCGAGGTCAAGTAGGTTTTCAGGAATTTGCCTGAGCAGAAGAAGATGCATCAAAGCGCTGTTTGCCTATCTATCTTTCTGTGTGATATCAATGCACTGGGCTAAGTTTTACTAAATCTGTTCgctggcactcttgtcatttatcAAGCTGGAACAATTCATTGTAATCTATGTTTCACCTTGCAATAAACTCATCTATAAATTATTTATGGGCGATGATGTCAGGCTTGTGGCTGTGTTGTTCGTCTGATTCGCAGCCATGGCATGGACACATTGGATTTTTGTCCTCTCAGCTTGAGGCTTTTGGCTGTTTTGTTCAACACTTACATGACGTAGTAAGTCCATGTCGTCTTTCCGTTGTTTTCCATTCCTTGCTCCTTTTCTCTTGATCTATGTCTTCTCAGCTTTCCTCTCCACAGCATAGAGGAAAGCTAAGAAGACATAGATGCGGTTGGTGACGTGGTCATCCGTTGCTAGGTGGTCGCCACAACAGGCCCGAGGGTCTTCAACCTTAAAATTAAAATTCAGTGACAACGATGATATATTCCGCCACTAATTATAGAGGACGACGAGCATGAGGATGGTGTAGGACTGTTGTAGTACCCCGAATTGAGATTTTGGTGGTGCTTATGACCTTGTTCCCTCGTCAATTTTTGTCACATGTGCGACAACGACCTTCACCGTTTCAAGCCTTTGGTGACGACTGACACTTTGTTGCCGCTTGACTATGTGCTTAGCAGAGATGGTCTTTAATTGGGTGTCATCTCACGTCAAGATCGTGATACACATGTAGCTGTTGGGATCGCGGAAAGTGGTGATGACGACACATGTCCccgagctccggggtgaaaactCTAGGTCTGACCAGCAATGGCGACGTTTTCACATTGTTATCTTGTGTGAAGGTATTGCTCGGATTTGCTCTGACCAGCAATGGCGACGTTTTCACATTGTTATCTTGTGTGAAGGTATTGCTCGGATTTGCTCCGCGCTTGCTTGTCATTCCCTTCATGGAAGCGTTGCTGCTAGAGAGCCTTTCTCGTTGTCCTTCTGTTTTTAAAGAGATGATTGTCGCGGATAGTCATTGCCGTAATTCGTTGATCGATGTTTTGATCGTTTCAgagttttattttttctttttctttcctctaTCTAGACCTAACTTTGGTCTTGTATGTCTTTATTCTTTGGTAGCGTGATTGTGTGTGTGCATTTGTGTTGGTCGTGTGCATCCTAGTCATGCGGAGACCAAGTGTGTGCTTATTGTGTTTGTATCCCCTTGAGACATAGTGGCAAAGCTAGCATTCCTACAATGGGTGTACAAAGTCTCTAATTCACGGTTTTACTCATGGTTTCTAATTTATTTGATGCATATTATTCTGTACATGTGAATTATATATATGCATTCAATGCTTTTGGCAAAATAATGGGTGTCCATTTGTACACCCAAGTACCCTTTTAGCAACACCCTTGCGCTTGATGCTTTCAAAAAATATATACTACCCCACACGACGGTCACATGAACATTGAAATATTTAGGATTCCTATAATTTTCCACATACTAAACATCGTGTGGCGCTAAACCAACCATATTAGTTTTTGTTAATTGAGTACCCGATGTCATGATGCCTGCTCTGAGTCGAAGTAAGATGAAACTAACATGTTGAGTTGTGTTTTGTCTTTGGACGATGTGAATACAATTTGATTCGGGATTGTTGGAAAACATAATTTGTTGAGTTGTTGTGAGCATGTGATGCTTCATATGGCAATTGAATTATACATCAGTTTAGGTTTGACAAAAGGAAACATTAATTGAGAGGCTAATTGGTCTGATGCCAATATTTGACATGCCAATTGTTGGCAAGCCTAAAATATGACAAAAATTGCAGACGGATTACACAGAACATGTAGTGTTCCACAATATGCAAGAACAACATATAATTATGCAACTCTTCTGTTAGGGAATACATATGTTACATAGAACTTCCATCTACACATTCATGCAAAACAAGGACATCGAAAAATAATCACACATCGATGCCACTGTACTCTACTGGTTGTACGGCTCCATCCACCATCGTGTAATGAGAAGGTCTAGAGAATAACCATCGTTTTCTTCCGCAACAACCAGAATGCATGCGCCATGTACCTTGGACAAGAGTTCCGCAACCTTGAGCAATTAAGGCAATAGTTCCATTGCCGATAACAGCCACAAGGAGAAGACAATGTCCGACGCGGCGAGTCCGTTACCGTCATCCCCATGCTCACTCCCTTTCCATAATTTGTCATGTCACATAGCATGCTCCTTCTCCAGGAGCTCATCCCAAACCGGTCCTCTTTGTCGCCTGCGCTTCATGCATCCCATGGGAGCGGCCGTTCTGGTCCACCTCACGGCCGCAACAGCATTACGTACGACAGTGAAATAAAGGAGACACATGGAATGAAGGAAGGCACTAGAAGGGAAGAAAGTTAGGACCCTAGTTGTCGACCCATTAGAGGATTGAAGAAGGCGGGTAATATATTTGAACACTCATTCATGTCAGTTATTTTTAGTCCTTAAAAGTGAGATTGATGTAGTCCACGTAATCTTTTTTTTAACACCGCGTTGGCAAGGGTCTTGAATCTGAGACCTCTTGACTTCAATACCATCATGAATTCATGCCCCACTCAGTTCATTCAAACGTCCGAACGAATAAAGAAAGCCGGGCAAGCAATATACATTTCAATGAGTTTTGCTTAGCGACACCCTTCCTTAAAAGCCTGCATGAATCTTAAAGTTACATAAAAAGGCTATCTTCATATTAGGCTGCATATCAAACGTGTTGAACAGtttggtttggatacaagagagTATATTATCTTTTTTGATTGAAGGGGCACTTTAATTCTGCATTGAAATCCATAAACTTTTTTAGGGGGGTGTACCGAAGCGAAGTACTTAAACGAGTGGCAGCTGTAGTTCTTCAATCTTCACACGAGGCAGCAGGCTTTTAAATCAAACGAGTGTATCCCGTGGAGTGAAGAAATCAGGAGGCAGAACAACAGCGCCGCTCATCCATGGAACGGCGAGAGCTCTGGAGGACACAAGACGCAGCTCACTTGTGCGGCACCCCACGTGAATGCCGACGAGGTGGCCCTGTCCGCCGTCGACATTAGGCAGCAACATGTAAAGCACGCCGCCGCGCTGCTGCCTCAAGATGGGAAACCAGGGTTGGGTCCTCGGCAGCCCCTTCTCACGGAAGGCACCCAGTTCCCAGATGCTCTGCATCCTGAACTCCCTGAGCTTTTGCCACATGAGCTTTGCGAGGTCCAGGGTCCAGACCTCCACCTTGGTGCGGCTGGCGACGTCTGACGGTTCGACGGCGACGAACCAGATGGAGTCCCCGACCATGCCCATGGTGCGGTGCACGTGCATCGCGTCCATCATCTCGCCGGCTTCGTGGGGCATCATCCTGCACTCTGTGGGCAGCGGGATGTACTTGAAATCCACGGGCTCTCCGCCGTTGAGCAGATCGTTGATGCTGCAGTACAGGACGCCTTGCATGAGATCGGCCCAGAAAGCATAGTCCCTCGACGAGAAGATCACGTGCACATTCAAGCAGTCATGGGAATCGGCAGGCCGTGTAGAAAATATATGATGGATGAAATATTGTGTTGTTTtatgttgtattgatctgacccaaGTGTAGGGTATATAtagagcagtggcggagctagcatttgACATCAGGGTGGTCCGCCCTAATTTTTTTTTATAACTAATATGACATGTGAACATTTTAACTAATTATCAATAGCACATGGAAATAGATTAATATGGTCTTACGAACACATTAAAATTCTCAATTAATTTTCAGTTTTGCATAAAGAAGCCTACATAGTAAATAGTACATGGACCATAGCACATACCTTGAGAAGTTCAAAAAGACTATCTTTCTGGCCTACGTTTTTGCATTGCCATGAAGGTGTCAATTATGTCATCTTCATTCACCTCGGAGAAAGCATCTCTCTCAATGTATGTGACTAGGCAATCATCCAAAAGACTATCACCCATCTTATTTCTCAACTTGTTCTTGACAAAACTCATGGCAGAAAATGCTCTCTCAACATTTGCCGTTGCCACCGGGAGAATCAATACCAATTTTAAAAGCAAGTACACCAAATGATGAACTATATGTCTCCCTGTTTGGACAAGCTTAACAGAGAGATCAACAAGATTCCCAAGGCCTTGAAAGTTCTCATCATTTCTCATGTCATCAATATAGTTATCAAGTTGTAGTTCAAGGTGTATCAAGTCGGCACTTGAAAAGTCTTTGGGATAAAAATCAGCAAGTCTTCGTACCTTGTGTGCATCAAAAGAAACAAATGAGTTAAAGAGATTATGTACCAATTTTGAAAGCAATACAAAATTTAGAAGCAAGTTTGCATACCTTTTGTGCATCAAAAGCAGCAAATGAGTTGGCGGGATTCAAAGCAGACATACAAGATAGCAGCTCCATATTGATCTCATCAAACCGATTTTCAAGCTCTTGACTAATTTGATCAATGACTCCAAGAAAAACTTCTCTTCTAAAGTGATCATCATTTGTTTGGGGTCGAGCAAACCGTGTTGATCTTCCATAAGGCACATAATTATCTTCCATTATATGAACTTGAATGCCATGCTTGTTACAGAATAGTGTGACCTTTTGCAAAAATGCATCCCACCCATTATCCCTAAGCTCTTGTATTCTACTTTTTGCAGTTCTAACAAGTGCCATTGCAGTAAGAATATCTTGGTCTCTTCTTTGCAAACAATCAGACAAATCACTTGTGTATCCAAGAATGACAAGCATCAAGTGTGCATTGAAAATAAAGTCAAATGACTCAAACACTCCAACAATAGTATGAATTTTGGGCCAATCACTTCTTTGTGAAGCATCTTGTCCAAGAGTTATGAGCACATCACGGATTGTGGGATACATAGCAATAATGTTAAGAACAGTTTTGTAATGAGAGCCCCACCGAGTATCACCAGGCCTAGGTAACCCCATCTCTTGATTCAAACCACTCCCGGTTTGTAACTCACCACATTCAAGTAGTTTCAGGATATTCTGAAGTCTAGCATCTCGAAGCATGTCATGACGCTTACAAGACACTCCAATAACATTCAGTAATAAAGACACTCGATCAAAAAACCACACACAATCATCATTTCCCTTGGCAACAGCAACAAGAACTAGCTGGAGTTGATGTGCAAAACAATGAATATAATAGGCAGAAGGTGACTCTTTCATGATCAATGTTTTCAATCCTTTAATTTCTCCTCTCATATTACTAGCCCCATCATATCCTTGCCCACGAATTTGTGTTATAGTCAAACCATGATCAGTAAGTAAAGTTTCAATTGCTTCCTTAAGTGACAATGAAGTAGTGTCACTTACATGAACAACTCCAAGAAAGTGCTCAGACGGCCTCCCTACTTTATCAACAAAACGCAAGCATAAAGCTAGTTGTTCTTTATGTGATACATCACTAGACTCATCAGCTAGAATAGCATAGTGCTCATCACCAAGTTCATCAATAATTTGCTTTCTAGTAAGTTGTGCACAACATTGAATAATCTGATGTTGTATCTGATGAGATGTCAATTGGCAGTTACCTGGTGCATTCTTCAAAACATACTTATTCACCTCCTCACTATTTGCTGCAAGCCACTTCAATAGCTCAAGGAAGTTTCCTCTATTGCTAGACTCTTCACTTTCATCATGCCCACGAAATGCCAATCCTTGATGAAGAAGAAACTGCAAGCATCTAAGTGAATACTTCAACCTCATCTTGTAAAGACGCAGATCCTCACTGTTCACCTTCACAAAAAGATCATCAATAGCTGCACGAGGATTCACAAATAAGTTATATCTCTCTTGAGCTGCATTATGCACACTTGATACGCAACCAACATGCTTAAGAAGAGCATCCTCTCTATTCCAATTACTCCAACCACCATGAGTAAATGCATTAGTTCCCTTACCACTAGTTTTTTTCTCTTTGAACAAGtaacatacaaagcaaaatgcagATTCCTTCTTGGTACTATATTCAAGCCAACTATGATTATGAAGCCACAAAGGATTGAATGAACGTTCTCTACTCCCAATTGTTCTTTTCTTAAAGTCATGTGAATAAGGTTTGAATGGCTTTTTAAGGATATATGCTCTTCGAACTGCGTCTTGATCATTGATAGGATAACTTGCAATGGGTAGCCTGTCCCCGGGATCATGTTTAAGACGACTAAAATCATAAACCGGTGGTGATGGCGGTGACACATCCTCAGTTTGCTCTATGGTCACATTTGACATAGACAATGTTGGTTCTTCAATTTGCTCTTCCATCACAACCGGCATACACACAACTTCGCGAGTCTGCTCTTCAGCCACATTCGACATATTCTctgctttcttcttcttccctatcTTCATAGCTTCTCTTTGAAAAAGAGAAACAATGTCTGCTGCCCTCTTCATTCTTCAACAAATCTGTAACAATACTACTTTCTATTAGTACTGCTTCCTATCACTAAAGCTAATTGAGGCAGAACATAGTGCAAAAAAGCAAACCCTAAATCATAAATTAGGGGTAAATCATGGATTTGGGGTATTTTTTTCAGTACCTCACCTCACTGCAGCCGGATTTGGAAGGGGCGAGGCCGCGAGGGTAGGGTCGCCAGGCAGTCGCCCGACGAGCGGCGGCAAGGGCGCAGCCGGACTCCGGCAGGCAGCAGCCGGCAGGGGCTAGCCGCGCGCGCAGGCGCAGGGAGTTGCGCCCGAAGCCCTGGACCGAGGGCCGGGCAGGGCGGCGGGCGGGCTGGAGAAGAGGCGGGAGGCGGCCGGCGGGAGCTTCCTCGGCGGCGGCAGGGGCGCCAGGCGCgaacggcgaggcgaggcggctaTCGGGGTCGAGGCGTCGAGCAAGTCTGCAGGTGCGTCGGGGCGTCGGGCTGTTTTTTTCGATGTGGACCTGGTTGTTTATTGGGTTCTTTTTTTCTGGCCCATTTATAATCTATAGGTATATGGGCTGTCTCagaatcccagggtgggccgcggcccaccctggccaccctgtaGATCCGCCACTGATATAGAGTACAATATGAGGGAGAGAGATTTAGAGTAGAGGACAAGTCGTACACGATTTAATCCTATTCTATCTCTAACTCCTAATCTCTAACTTAAACATAATTATACTTCTAACATTTTCTCCTCAGTCGTAGCGGGAATGAAGCGGATGATTACGACTGAATTTGAAGTCTTGCTCTTTTGTCGTCTTCTCCGCTACGCCATCACCAACTGCGTCTCTGATGGGTCGGCAGTTAAGGCGGTGACTgcgtccccttctggtgccttcctgccttctcctctattccctcccgcagtcacagcgggAGTATCGTGGACGCAAGTGACGAGGCGGacgctgttgactggagttgttgccgaTGAGTTGCTGTAGACGTAGCCCCGTATGTCGGTGTCGAGGTAGCCGATCATGatgatgtagccgtggtcgaggtagtcatggtcgatggtgtggtcgtcgtggatgatgaagccgcacaaagccggaggcgaaaaaaatgcgctatgacggagctgcagacgtggacgatgcaccttgcggatgtcagaggGTGCCGTCGGCGATGAGTCCACCGATTTTGTCaagactggaggaagcccattgagcacacatcggttttgccagAACTGTGTGGCCGTGTAGGGTCGTCACTGTAGTGACGCCGTGTCGATGCAGTCGTGCCATCGTGGATGACGCGGAAGATGCCGTCGTCGTGACGCGGTCATTACCATCGTCGAGGTCGCGCCTTGCAGAAAAGTCTGTCAGAGGACACTAGGTGTCCATCTtgtggacgaggcggcggcggcggtgtgttgACGATGATGCTGGTGAAGACCATGTTGATGGAGACCTTGGCGATGAAGTGTCGGCTATGGCGTTGCAACAGCGTGTCGAAGATGATGTCGCTTGAAGGCGTCTCTCACGGCGACGATGTGTCGATGCCGTGTCGCGCCGGAGAAGTCGATGAAGACTTGCATCTCTCTCCACACCGGCCTGGCGTGTGGACGATGCATGTCATGGTCCTTTTCATACATGTGCTCGATGAAGATTTTTTTTCTCTTGGGCGTGATGTagacgtacagctcgatgatgtgGCGCGGGTCGGTGTAGATCGCTCAGCGAAGATAGCTTGGTGCAGCGGTTATTGGACGTGGCCCGAAGATTGCAGTCGGTGCAGGTCAGCCGGCTCGATGCAGAAGTAGCAGGTCAATGTCGATGTAGACGAGTTCGGCCGGTGCGTTGTAGTCACGTACGCGTACAAGCCGTACGGCTGCTGTGTGCCGTAGTCGCATGGACGGAAAATTGATTGGAGCTGCACCATCAATCGTGGAGTCCGTGACGAGGCTGGTGAATCTGCATGGAGACTTGAACATGGACGATCGTTAATTGTATTTGCACTTGGCTCGTCTTTGCTCACGTGTAAAAGCTTATACGTCTAGCATTTTTGATATAGCAGTTAACCAACACCGGGCAAGCAGACCCGAGTTTGAACTCCTAAGCCTACACGGATACGCGCACAGCATACACGGGCAATGCCTACACGATAACCCACTAGCACTTTCCCCGTTAAAGAAAAAGGATAACCTGCTAGCGATATTCAATTCTGGGCCCAGCTCATCTATTCTCGATGATGAACAGTATAACTTCAAAAAgtatactagaaaaattcaaaaaaaatgttttttttacaAAAATGATTCACATATATTCTCAAAGTTCACCAGAAGTATAAAGCATCTCAAACATTAAAAAAGTTACATTGAGATTTCAAGACCCCAAACAATCATTACTGCCGCCAGAACGAGTTGCCGTTGTGCGGCATCACTCCCCTGCCGGAGCACGCTTGACTTTGTTGATGACAaccgggaagtcttcgtgcacgtgtctCCTAAGGACCAGCGTCCTAGACTCGCAGTCGTCGCAGTTAAACCCTTACATAATAAAAAAATATTTGTCCTTTTGTTAACCAAGATGCCCAATGCGTTGTGTTCGGGAATAATTTTGTGTTTTCAGACATATGAGGAGTTTGTGGCAAAACAAATATCAGATCTGAACCTTTTGTTTTTTTCAAACTTTCTCAGATGCTTAAATTTTGTTTTTTCTgttgagagctactcagatgtccaaacaCCACCACATTTGACATGGGCATCATGTACTCGGACATCTTACATCCTTATATGCCAAAAAATTTGAATTGTTTCGATTTTGTTTTGCTTTTTCTTTTGGTTctactgttcatgctcaggcactgGCGGAGCTATGCTGTTAAAGGTGGGCGTGCCAGTACAAAGGAATCCACTATTTTTTTCTCTCACAGCTCAGCCTACTCTCAATCCTCCACTGCATTTGCTACCGGCTGGGCGGGCCGTCGCCTCTTTTTGCGCTCAGGAGCAGCTGAGCTCTCATGGGAAAATATATATTCGGCGCACATAGTCATCACAAGAAGTAtatctactagtactagtactttccccGTTTTGAACAAGAAAGATAACCTGCTAGCGATATTCAATTCTGGCCCAGGCTCATCTGTTCtcagtgaacagtaaattcaaataaTATACTTATTTTTTAATAAAAATTCTGAATTATTTTTTTCAACCAAGATACCTAAGTGCATGATGTCTTGTCAAAAAATTGTGCTTTTCAGACATCTGAGGAGCTCATGGTAAAAAAGACAAAATCAAATCCGAACATTGCGTTTTTTCCAGCTTTCTCACAGTCCTGGCTCCTTTTCTTTTTGCTGGGAGCTACAGATGTCCAAACACCACCAATTTAGCACGGACATCACACACTCGAGCATCTTACATGCCAACAAAAATCAaatgttttgatttttttgctatttcttttgattttactgttcatgctctGGAGTAGCTGAGCTCTGGAGCCGAATCACTGCCTCCGCCTGCTAATTCTTGAACTCATTGGAAAATCTATACTCGGCGCACATAGGCATGATGAGAGCTATATCTCGCTCACTGCAAGACCGAGTATCATTTCGCAGTAGGCTATTCTAGAATGGGCTGTCCCAATTGTAGCTTGTAGCGAGGAGTTTTGGAAAGCTCCTATGGGCCGTTTTAGAACCTTCCACATGGTTTTTCTTATTATTTTATCTGTATATTTTATTTAATGGGTCCTTTACTCTTTTTCCCCTATTTTTTCAAATATGTCGTCTTTCTTAATACAGACCGAACGTTTTTGTATACATGTTGAACATATTGTAGATGCCTTTTGAACATTTATCAAATATGTTGTACATTTTTCAAATGAACATCAATTTTTTCATACAAGTTGAACATTTTTTAGCTATATCAAAAACAATGAAAATAACTTGAACATTTTCCACATACATGTCGAACATTTCccaaat encodes the following:
- the LOC123101671 gene encoding zinc finger MYM-type protein 1-like translates to MATKAARSRPFLIIMDMVKNYDLLEHPGSLGLEVVECKRSAVGCGPTGARVLEGVSLYLVRGGDDADPERYPRMCVRVSDEAFDLLSAEIDDRTADIWGRNLHLGCRVFSMQGDVMVISLLFIAEHDPRPFRAYYLVYDSATATLFMIPYLPPDCPTIGTPCPLPVRRPDDGRYALALLAYRSNRLGDHEPDVLCLWSLPPLPANMKPPALPRPQNDMDPWVAKSRRPALSDRLNAHVVFSSKDYAFWVDLKQGILYCSISDMLNGEEPVDFKYIPLPKECKMPTDMMDAVHVHRNMGLDGDSAIWFVAIEASDNSARDTNVKVWTLDLTELMSTKKTKKWKKTREFKMQSIWRLYAFRKKGLPRTEPRFPVWRQERGGGVLYMLLPRLNDRHGYLVGIHVGCSTTQERYNLFVNPRAAIDDLFVKVNSEDLRLYKMRLKYSLRCLQFLLHQGLAFRGHDESEESSNRGNFLELLKWLAANSEEVNKYVLKNAPGNCQLTSHQIQHQIIQCCAQLTRKQIIDELGDEHYAILADESSDVSHKEQLALCLRFVDKVGRPSEHFLGVVHVSDTTSLSLKEAIETLLTDHGLTITQIRGQGYDGASNMRGEIKGLKTLIMKESPSAYYIHCFAHQLQLVLVAVAKGNDDCVWFFDRVSLLLNVIGVSCKRHDMLRDARLQNILKLLECGELQTGSGLNQEMGLPRPGDTRWGSHYKTVLNIIAMYPTIRDVLITLGQDASQRSDWPKIHTIVGVFESFDFIFNAHLMLVILGYTSDLSDCLQRRDQDILTAMALVRTAKSRIQELRDNGWDAFLQKVTLFCNKHGIQVHIMEDNYVPYGRSTRFARPQTNDDHFRREVFLGVIDQISQELENRFDEINMELLSCMSALNPANSFAAFDAQKVRRLADFYPKDFSSADLIHLELQLDNYIDDMRNDENFQGLGNLVDLSVKLVQTGRHIVHHLVYLLLKLVLILPVATANVERAFSAMSFVKNKLRNKMGDSLLDDCLVTYIERDAFSEVNEDDIIDTFMAMQKRRPER